In Oncorhynchus gorbuscha isolate QuinsamMale2020 ecotype Even-year linkage group LG03, OgorEven_v1.0, whole genome shotgun sequence, the DNA window gtaaagctctctggggttttaggctgggtatctgtaaagctttctggggttttaggctgggtatctgtaaagctctctggggttttaggctgggtatctgtaaagctctctggggttttaggctgggtatctgtaaagcgctctgggttttaggctgggtatctgtaaaacactttgtgacaactgctggtgtaaaaatggctttataaaatgcatttgattgattgaaagaTTGGAACGGCATCCATACCTTTGCTGCTGAAGCAGCTGTTTCGCATGGCGTTCAGGTGTTTGGGCCGGTCGTCCATGCCGAAATAGCGGTGGTGGAGCTCCGGGGTGACAGCGGGgtgacggaggaggaggaggtcgtGAGGCCCTTTCACCTGTTCTGCCTTCAGGGCGATGGCTTGCTCCAGGAGCCCCAGATTTCCCCGGGTCATATCATACGTTTCTGACTCATCCGTCCACCTCTGAGACAAActatcatcttcctcctcctcctcctcctcatcaccatCTTCATCTTCATAGTCCTTCCCCGAATCCTCTGAGCGCACCTCGATTATGTCAGAGGCTGCTGAGGCCTTATGGGAGATGTAGTGCTGTAAGGGGCTGACTCTGTGGGGATTGTAGTTCTCCAGTGGAATGGTCCTGTGGGGGTTGTAGTTCTCCAGGAGGCTGGTCCTGTGGGTGTTGTAGTTTTCGAGGAGGCTGGTCCTTTTGGgcatgtagtgctctgtagttctgTCCCCCTGTGTGGCTGGTCCCTGAGCTGTTGCATTGCTGCTAATGGAGTTAGAGGTGGGCAGGACGACATGGTGCACTCTCTCATCCACCTCCTCAatgtcatcttcctcctcctcttcatccaggATCTCCTGTGGCTGGTGCTCtgcttctctcctgtcctcttcatactcttcctcctcctcgtcttcctcaGCCTTGTCCTGCTGCTGGTGAATGTCTCCAGTGAAATACGGGTGCTCAAAGGTTCTCTGTGTCACAGCCTCCCTAGTCTCCTCaatctcatcttcctcctcctcctcttcctcctcttcctcctcctcctcctctactaggTGTTCCACTGCCACAGTGGCGTGCTCCACAGCTGTGATATCCTtctctgtctccatggtaacGTGCGCCTGTGAGGTGGTCTCTGCGGTGTCGGGGACCCTGCCCAGGTACAGTAGAGAGTTGGCTAGGATCTGATGGTAGCTGGAGTAGTCCGCTCTCTTAGGCCATTCCCCCTCCTCAGCTTTACATGTTGTTTTACTGGATCCTGGCTCAATGATCATGCATTCTTCTGTGGGAGAGTCAAGGACACGTCGGTGAGTTAGAAACAGCAATGGACAGGGGAGGTTTTTAGTTACCATCATCCTCTCTGTCATCCACTCCCTCCTTGTCATGATTCGAATGATATAATCATTAATAAACAGTGCCCGTTAATATGAGTCACACATCATGATCACTTGGTTCATTGTGAGTCATGGTGgtgtgtgtttacagtacagtgtacagcacCTACCTTCATCTGAATCTATGCTCTCCTCTTTCTGCTCTGTCAcgttctcctcttcttcctcctcttcctcctgctcgtCCTCTGGTTTTTCTTCTTGCTGTGCCTGTGGTTGttcctctgtcttctcttcctcctccctggcctcccctccacctcctcctccctggcctccccctccacctcctcctccctggactccccctccacctcctcctccctggcctccccccacctccacctcctcctcgcTGTTCCCATCACTGTCCACGCTGAAGCCCTCATCCATGGCCAGCTTTAGAGGGTGGGACTTCCTTTTAGAAGATGGCTGCTCCTGCTCTGCCTCAGCATCCGCCAGACGTCTCTTCCTGACCAATGGGCAGCCCAGCACACTGCACGGGAACAGGGgcagagagtgagaaagggagcGGGGGGGTgttggaagagagggggagagggagaaagggagagggggtgttgggaagagagggggagagggggagagggagagggggtgttgggaagagagggggagagggagagatggagggagagggggtgttgggaagagagggggagagggagagatggagggagagggggtgttgggaagagaggggagagggagagggggtgttgggaagagaggggagagggagaggggtttggggagaaagggggagagagggagagaggggaggggtgttggggagagagaggtgtttgggaagggagggggacagggagagggataaTGGGAcattgggaagagagggagagagggggagagaggggaagagaaccCCGAGGGGTGCATCTTCAGTCATGAGCATCAAACAGCTTATGGAGAGGTAGAAACTCAAAgcataacaaaacaaaacaaaaacaaaccaaACAATAATACAAACATGCCTATCAATGAGTTAAAATGCCATGGAGATCTGAGATGAATAATGGAGGGATGCTGAGTGTACAGCACTATGCCTGGAGGAAAGATCTGTTCTCGCTCTTACATTACAACCAATCACAGCCAACTGACTGGAACTTTAATGAACACACAACGAGAGGCAGTGGAGGATCAAATTCAATAAAGCCTAGAAaacagagggagtggagggaatcTATAAACACGGTTCATCTGGAAATTGGTTCTTGAATGAATACACATGTAAATAAATGTAATTTGTAATATATTTCCAATAAGCTGGAGTCACGACGCAGCGAGCGGCCCCAGGTCTACAGGGGTCTTCTTGGTAAGACAGAGGGAGCGGCCCCAGGTCTACAGGGGTCTTCTTGGTAAGACAGAGGGAGCGGCCCCAGGTCTACAGGGGTCTTCTTGGTAAGACAGAGGGAGCGGCCCCAGGTCTACAGGGGTCTTCTTGGTAAGACAGAGGGAGCGGCCCCAGGTCTACAGGGGTCTTCTTggtaagacagagggagagggagcggccCCAGGTCTACAGGGGTCTTCTTGGTAAGACAGAGGGAGCGGCGTAGAACAGTGTGTCAGACAGGGACATATTAGGGTTGTTCTGAGACCCAGGAGGGTTGAGGGGGTAGGTGGGGTTTTTATGAGACCCAGGAGGGTTGAGGGGGTAGGTGGGGTTTTTCTGAGACCCAGGAGGGCTGAGGGGGTAGGTGTGGTTTTTCTGAGACCCAGGAGGGCTGAGGGGGTAGGTGGGGGTTGTTCTGAGACCCATGAGGACTGGGGACTGAGGGGGTAGGTGGGGTTGTTCTGAGACCCAGGAGGACTGGGGCTGAGGGGGTAGGTGGGGGTTGTTCTGAGACCCAGGAGGACTGGGGGCTGAGGGGTAGGTGGGGGTTGTTCTGAGACCCAGGAGGGTTGAGGGGCTGAGGGAGGGCTGAGGGGGTAGGTGGGGTTTTCTGGGGAGGGCTGAGGGGCTAGGTGGGGGTTGTTCTGAGACCCAGGAGGActggggacaggaggggagggggtaggtgGGGGTTGTTCTGAGACCCAGGAGGGCTGGGGGCAGGGGGGTTGTTCTGAGACCCAGGagggctgggggctgagggggtagGTGGGGTTTTCTGAGACCCAGGAggactgggggctgagggggtagGTGGGGGTTGTTCTGAGACCCAGGAGGGCTGGGgacaggtggggggggggggttgttctgAGACCCAGgagggctggggctgagggggtaggtgggggtgggggttgttCTGAGACCCAGGAGGACTGGGGGCTGGGGGCTGAGACCCAGGAGGGCTGGGGGCtgaggtgggggggtgggggttgttCTGAGACTCAGGAGGGCTGAGGGGTAGGGGGTGGGGGGTTGTTCTGAGGGGGTAGGTGGGGGTTGTTCTGAGACCCAGGAGGGCTGGGGGCTGATGGggtaggtgggggtgggggttgttCTGAGACCCAGGAGGCCTGGGAGCTGAGGCGGTTGGTGGGGGTTGTTCTGAGACCCAGGAGGGCTGTGGACTGAGGGGGTAGGTGGGGGTTGTTCTGAGACCCAGGAGGGCTGGGGACTGAGGGGGTTGGCTGCCCTACCTTCTGTGTCGTGAATATCTCCCACTGATGTGGCCAGAGCATCCAGGGGGTGGGGCAGGTGAATGGAGTCAGAGACACCTTTTCACATTTGACACATTTTGTCCCTTGGAG includes these proteins:
- the LOC124018014 gene encoding myelin transcription factor 1-like, yielding MSVESDDTRSTRTRSKGIRVPTELIGQELSVLGCPLVRKRRLADAEAEQEQPSSKRKSHPLKLAMDEGFSVDSDGNSEEEVEEGVDDREDDGN